A single genomic interval of Daucus carota subsp. sativus chromosome 1, DH1 v3.0, whole genome shotgun sequence harbors:
- the LOC108204638 gene encoding uncharacterized protein LOC108204638, translated as MARNEEKAQSMLNRFITMKNEEKKKPKERRPFLASECRDLSEADKWRQQIMREIGRKVTEIQNEGLGEHRLRDLNDEINKLLREKLHWERRIIELGGPNYTRHSAKMTDLDGNIVDVPNPSGRGPGYRYFGAAKKLPGVKELFDKPPELRKRRTRYDIYKRIDASYYGYRDDEDGVLEKLEVGAEKRMRADKVREWEEMEAIKREARRGVKSGGDVVKEFLREEEEDVVEEERREREIKERESGEKEFMVHVPLPDESEIEKMIVEKKKLELLSKYASDNLLEEQSEAKAMLNIHR; from the coding sequence ATGGCGCGTAACGAAGAGAAAGCCCAATCGATGCTGAATCGATTCATCACCATGAAAAACGAGGAGAAGAAGAAGCCCAAAGAGCGCCGCCCATTCTTAGCCTCCGAGTGCCGCGATTTGTCCGAAGCCGACAAGTGGAGGCAGCAAATCATGCGTGAAATTGGTCGGAAAGTCACCGAAATCCAGAACGAGGGTTTAGGTGAGCACCGTCTTCGTGATCTTAATGATGAAATTAACAAGCTTTTACGCGAGAAATTGCATTGGGAACGCAGAATAATTGAGCTTGGTGGGCCTAATTACACTCGGCATTCTGCAAAAATGACTGATTTGGATGGCAATATTGTTGATGTTCCTAATCCCAGTGGCCGCGGCCCGGGGTATAGGTATTTTGGCGCTGCCAAGAAGTTACCCGGTGTTAAGGAGTTGTTTGACAAGCCTCCTGAGTTGCGCAAGAGGCGGACTCGGTATGATATTTATAAGAGGATTGATGCCAGTTATTACGGCTATAGGGATGATGAGGATGGGGTTTTGGAGAAGTTGGAGGTGGGCGCCGAGAAGAGGATGAGGGCCGACAAGGTTAGGGAGTGGGAGGAGATGGAAGCGATTAAGAGGGAGGCAAGACGTGGGGTTAAGAGTGGAGGGGATGTTGTTAAGGAGTTTTTGAGGGAGGAAGAGGAGGATGTGGTTGAAGAGGagaggagggagagggagatcAAGGAGAGGGAGAGTGGGGAGAAGGAGTTCATGGTGCATGTGCCATTGCCGGATGAGAGCGAGATTGAGAAGATGATTGTGGAGAAGAAGAAGTTAGAGCTTTTGAGCAAGTATGCTAGTGACAATTTGTTGGAGGAGCAGAGTGAGGCGAAGGCTATGCTTAATATTCATCGTTAG